From a single Paenibacillus sp. FSL R5-0345 genomic region:
- the dnaI gene encoding primosomal protein DnaI, translating to MESMGDVLRSINNPTLRQRQRDLEQGLFNHPLVKALQSEHPELDESRLRLHMSRLYQYVEESRNCANCPGLEKCPNDFPGHYSKLTVETVNGSTDLYERKTPCRLKVAQDSQDSIRKRIRSFYVDERVLNGGYDEIDIMGKDPRRVSAVNKIFDYITSVKDEGLTSRGIYLHGTFGTGKTFLMCYLLHELAVAGYTGVIVYMPDFIEDLKSIMMDGQKLKETVDTMKNCDLLIFDDIGAENLNPWARDHVLGAILNYRMNRKPTFYTSNYPLDGLEKHLSFTSKDGEEIYKGQRLMDRIAPFVDVIPLHGENQRGTIR from the coding sequence ATGGAGTCTATGGGCGATGTACTTCGTTCGATCAACAATCCAACTCTACGGCAGCGTCAACGCGATCTTGAACAGGGGTTATTCAATCATCCACTTGTGAAGGCATTGCAGTCCGAACATCCTGAGCTGGATGAATCGCGACTGCGGCTTCATATGAGCCGTCTGTATCAATATGTTGAGGAAAGTCGCAACTGCGCGAACTGTCCGGGACTTGAGAAATGTCCAAATGATTTTCCGGGGCATTATAGTAAACTTACGGTAGAGACTGTGAATGGTTCAACGGATTTATATGAACGCAAAACGCCTTGCCGTCTTAAAGTGGCACAGGATAGTCAGGATAGTATCCGCAAACGTATTCGCAGCTTTTATGTGGACGAGCGTGTGCTTAATGGCGGTTATGATGAAATAGATATTATGGGCAAGGATCCACGCCGGGTCTCGGCGGTTAATAAAATATTTGATTATATTACAAGCGTTAAAGATGAAGGTCTGACCTCACGCGGGATTTATTTACACGGAACCTTTGGAACAGGTAAAACATTTCTGATGTGTTACTTGCTTCATGAGCTTGCTGTTGCCGGCTATACTGGAGTTATCGTATATATGCCAGATTTTATCGAGGATTTAAAATCGATTATGATGGACGGCCAGAAGTTAAAGGAAACCGTGGATACGATGAAAAACTGCGATTTGCTTATCTTTGATGACATTGGTGCAGAGAACTTAAATCCATGGGCACGTGATCACGTGCTTGGCGCGATTCTAAATTATCGGATGAACCGTAAACCAACCTTCTATACCTCGAATTATCCGCTCGATGGTTTGGAGAAACATCTTAGCTTTACAAGCAAGGATGGCGAGGAGATCTATAAAGGCCAACGTTTGATGGATCGTATTGCTCCTTTTGTGGATGTTATTCCACTACACGGGGAGAATCAACGGGGGACAATTAGATAA
- a CDS encoding DnaD domain protein produces the protein MRMSNLHHFTEHHRYCVSREFGLSVIDGRMLSSVYQPMVGAFAISFYRLLVEHVPADSIGYSGVEQQRRLFMTLGVEPNEKGRKYLIDQASRLEAVGLLQTCRIYVPETDDYLYEYELMPPLSPADFFATQHLTLLLRDKIGKFAVLSLREQFWNREPEEWSRRSIGKENISVPFYDIFQLNTHVIDYELEQALAEVASVRQPGMRESGEQAIGYSDIILRFPRESVNRAHVEKLRFDHTQMGVINYVAHKYELSPQDLCRLLDEDGVFSPEGEVILDALQYKASQHFRQDMKRQEKREIAAAKVVSIRASASEENDDSIAPPEQSVEMEYYVEVPPQFLSKCDIHQYNMMLRNEPYTRLLQTFFPGAVPSHLMDMFEKIDLNYKLSGEVINVLIHYLMTMVASGGEQRMNRNFVEAIASNMLVKQVNTYEKAVKYIRDQSKVKGKGATTNTAAGPRSRSYAKNAGRSAKPEIPIGLDDGSAGTVSEEEFAAMMKKAAEIKASKKKGVSQAP, from the coding sequence ATGCGCATGAGTAACTTACATCATTTCACCGAACATCATCGGTACTGCGTTTCCCGCGAATTTGGTCTTAGTGTTATAGATGGACGTATGCTTAGCTCTGTGTATCAACCTATGGTAGGAGCTTTTGCAATCAGTTTCTATCGCTTGCTGGTTGAACATGTGCCAGCAGATAGCATTGGCTATTCTGGAGTGGAGCAACAGCGCAGATTATTTATGACGCTAGGCGTTGAACCGAATGAGAAAGGCCGCAAATATTTAATAGATCAGGCTTCCCGGTTAGAAGCGGTAGGTCTGTTGCAGACCTGTCGAATCTATGTGCCGGAAACCGATGATTACTTATATGAATATGAGCTTATGCCGCCGCTATCGCCAGCTGACTTTTTTGCTACTCAGCATTTGACGTTGCTATTACGCGATAAGATCGGCAAGTTTGCTGTGCTGTCCTTACGGGAACAATTCTGGAACCGAGAGCCAGAAGAGTGGAGTCGCAGATCCATAGGCAAAGAGAATATCTCCGTGCCTTTTTATGATATTTTTCAACTAAATACACATGTCATTGATTATGAACTGGAACAGGCACTTGCAGAAGTGGCCTCTGTGCGTCAGCCCGGCATGCGTGAATCGGGAGAACAGGCGATTGGATATAGCGATATTATTTTGCGTTTTCCACGGGAGTCTGTGAACCGGGCTCATGTAGAAAAACTTCGCTTTGACCATACTCAAATGGGTGTTATTAACTATGTAGCTCATAAGTATGAACTCAGTCCACAGGATTTATGTCGTCTGCTGGATGAAGATGGCGTGTTCTCGCCGGAAGGCGAGGTAATACTGGATGCACTGCAATATAAAGCCAGCCAGCATTTCAGGCAAGATATGAAACGGCAGGAAAAGCGTGAAATTGCAGCTGCTAAGGTTGTTTCCATCCGAGCCAGTGCCTCCGAAGAGAATGATGATTCTATTGCGCCACCGGAGCAATCTGTAGAGATGGAGTATTATGTAGAAGTACCACCACAATTTTTGTCCAAATGCGACATTCACCAATATAATATGATGCTGCGGAACGAACCTTATACGCGGCTGCTTCAAACCTTTTTTCCAGGTGCAGTACCCAGTCATTTGATGGATATGTTCGAGAAAATAGATTTGAACTATAAGCTAAGCGGTGAAGTAATCAACGTACTTATTCATTATTTAATGACTATGGTAGCCTCTGGTGGAGAACAACGAATGAACCGCAATTTTGTGGAGGCTATTGCTTCCAATATGCTGGTTAAACAAGTGAACACCTACGAGAAGGCTGTAAAATATATCAGGGATCAGTCCAAAGTGAAGGGCAAGGGTGCCACAACTAACACGGCAGCAGGACCACGATCACGTTCATATGCTAAAAATGCAGGCAGATCGGCCAAGCCGGAAATACCGATTGGGCTGGACGATGGAAGTGCCGGAACGGTATCGGAAGAGGAATTCGCGGCGATGATGAAGAAAGCGGCAGAAATTAAAGCCAGCAAGAAAAAAGGCGTTTCCCAAGCGCCGTAA
- a CDS encoding YuiB family protein, with product MGFIPVFILTVLFFVMMFGIGFILNMLMKTTWFPAYLFVLIILPVVVYSIWDRSAMSLWEHLSSFHFVDYLTGVAGLAGAILSGWTIQKLRFGGYKMF from the coding sequence ATGGGGTTTATTCCAGTGTTTATCCTAACCGTTTTATTCTTTGTGATGATGTTTGGTATTGGATTTATTCTTAACATGTTAATGAAGACAACCTGGTTTCCCGCTTATCTATTCGTTCTTATTATTCTACCCGTCGTAGTCTATTCCATTTGGGATAGAAGCGCGATGTCGCTTTGGGAGCATCTCTCCAGTTTCCACTTTGTTGATTACTTAACGGGTGTTGCTGGTCTTGCAGGTGCTATATTGAGTGGATGGACCATTCAAAAACTGCGCTTTGGTGGTTACAAGATGTTTTAA
- the hemQ gene encoding hydrogen peroxide-dependent heme synthase — MNEAAMTLEGWYALHDFRSLNWTAWTAADDEERAVAMEELHAFMQEWSTVEEAKEGSSAVYSIVGQKADFVMMFLRESLEALNQLETAFNKIAFAQYTTKAYSYVSIVELSNYLAGGSDGSDPMQNPHVIARLKPVLPQAKHICFYPMNKKRELADNWYMLDMDKRRELMASHGLIGRGYAGKVKQIITGSVGFDDWEWGVTLFAEDPLQFKKLVYEMRFDEVSARYGEFGPFYVGNLLTEDSFEEMLKL, encoded by the coding sequence ATGAACGAAGCCGCTATGACACTGGAAGGCTGGTATGCATTGCATGACTTCCGCTCACTGAACTGGACCGCATGGACGGCAGCAGATGATGAAGAACGTGCCGTTGCTATGGAAGAATTACATGCTTTTATGCAGGAGTGGAGCACTGTCGAAGAAGCGAAGGAAGGCAGCTCTGCAGTATATTCCATCGTTGGCCAGAAGGCCGATTTCGTAATGATGTTCTTGCGTGAAAGTTTGGAAGCTCTGAACCAGCTTGAGACAGCCTTTAACAAAATAGCTTTTGCTCAATATACAACTAAAGCCTATTCCTACGTAAGTATTGTTGAATTAAGCAACTACCTTGCGGGGGGCAGCGATGGTAGCGACCCTATGCAGAATCCACATGTCATCGCACGTCTAAAGCCTGTTTTGCCGCAAGCGAAGCATATTTGCTTCTATCCAATGAACAAGAAACGCGAGCTTGCCGATAACTGGTATATGCTTGATATGGATAAACGCCGCGAGCTGATGGCTTCTCACGGATTAATCGGACGAGGTTATGCTGGTAAGGTGAAACAGATTATCACCGGTTCCGTAGGTTTTGATGATTGGGAATGGGGTGTAACCCTGTTCGCTGAAGATCCTCTGCAATTCAAAAAGCTGGTCTACGAAATGCGCTTTGACGAAGTCAGTGCTCGCTACGGTGAATTCGGACCTTTCTATGTCGGCAACCTGCTGACTGAGGATTCTTTTGAGGAAATGCTTAAATTGTAA
- a CDS encoding NAD(P)/FAD-dependent oxidoreductase — translation MSSIPKIVILGAGYGGILTAQRLQKALNYNEADVTLVNRHEYHYFTTHLHMPAAGTDSIEHTRVSISKLIDEFKIDLVKSSVQEIRTQQKKIILEDGTLSYDYLVIALGGEPETFGIPGLDKYALTIRSINSVRLIREHIEYQFAKYKNENNAQEHINFVVGGAGFSGIEFVAELADRIPGLCKEFDVDPSMVNIYNIEAAPTALPGFAPELVEYAMNLLTKKGVTFKMGVAIKECLPNGVILASGEEIKASTIVWTGGIRGNRLIEAAGFEAMRGRVKVDEYLRAPGQDNIFIIGDGSLMINPEGRPYPPTAQIAMQQGECCAHNLVAAIRNQQPKKFAFSNKGTVASLGKGQGIAVVGSKTYKGWTAAQLKKVVDMRYLFIIGGIPLVLKKGRFL, via the coding sequence ATGAGTAGTATTCCCAAAATCGTAATCTTAGGCGCGGGCTATGGGGGTATTTTGACCGCACAGCGCTTACAGAAGGCTTTGAACTATAATGAAGCGGATGTCACGCTCGTAAACCGTCACGAGTACCACTATTTTACTACCCATCTACATATGCCTGCTGCGGGTACAGATAGTATTGAACACACTCGGGTGTCTATTTCTAAACTAATCGATGAATTCAAGATCGATCTCGTTAAGTCATCTGTTCAGGAAATTCGTACCCAGCAGAAAAAGATTATTTTGGAGGATGGTACTCTTTCGTATGACTATCTCGTCATTGCTTTGGGCGGAGAGCCTGAAACCTTCGGTATCCCAGGACTTGATAAATACGCACTGACGATCCGGAGCATCAACTCCGTCCGTTTGATTCGTGAACATATTGAGTATCAATTTGCCAAATACAAGAACGAGAACAACGCTCAGGAGCATATCAATTTCGTAGTCGGTGGTGCCGGCTTTAGCGGAATTGAATTTGTGGCCGAATTAGCGGACCGCATCCCTGGGTTGTGTAAAGAATTTGACGTTGATCCAAGCATGGTAAATATATATAACATAGAAGCTGCTCCAACAGCTCTGCCTGGATTTGCACCAGAACTTGTTGAGTATGCAATGAACCTGCTCACTAAGAAGGGTGTTACATTCAAGATGGGCGTTGCGATCAAGGAATGTCTACCAAACGGTGTAATTCTGGCATCAGGTGAAGAGATTAAAGCTTCTACAATTGTCTGGACAGGCGGAATTCGCGGAAATCGTCTGATTGAAGCTGCAGGATTTGAAGCTATGCGTGGTCGTGTGAAAGTAGATGAATATTTACGTGCACCAGGCCAAGACAATATCTTCATTATTGGAGACGGCTCCTTGATGATTAACCCAGAAGGACGTCCTTACCCGCCAACAGCACAAATTGCTATGCAACAGGGAGAATGCTGTGCACATAATTTGGTGGCTGCGATCCGTAATCAACAACCAAAGAAATTCGCATTCAGCAATAAAGGAACAGTAGCTTCTCTAGGTAAAGGACAAGGGATTGCTGTAGTTGGCAGCAAAACTTACAAGGGCTGGACTGCAGCTCAATTGAAAAAAGTTGTGGATATGCGCTATTTGTTCATTATCGGTGGAATTCCGCTGGTTCTGAAAAAAGGAAGATTCTTATAA
- a CDS encoding NAD(P)/FAD-dependent oxidoreductase — translation MSDLLIIGGGPAGMFAAFYGGMRQASVTLIESMPQLGGQLAALYPEKYIYDVAGFPKVTAQELVDNLTRQMDMFQSNIRLEEKVISVQKRDERHFVVTTDVAEYHSKAIIITAGVGAFEPRRLELPDAGRFEKANLHYFVNDLNAFKDKKVLISGGGDSAVDWALMLEPIAEQVTLIHRRDKFRAHEHSVENLMASKVNVITPTEITELHGDEFITKVTLSHIKTKETQEIEVDSVIVNFGFVSSLGPIAEWGIDIEGNSIVVDSRMETSIPGIFAAGDITTYPGKLKLIAVGFGEAPTAVNNAKVYIDPEAKLSPGHSSNMKL, via the coding sequence ATGAGCGACCTTTTAATCATAGGTGGCGGTCCAGCTGGCATGTTTGCCGCATTTTACGGTGGGATGCGTCAGGCATCAGTAACACTTATTGAAAGTATGCCCCAATTGGGAGGACAACTTGCTGCACTTTATCCTGAAAAATACATTTATGATGTAGCAGGTTTCCCAAAAGTAACTGCACAAGAATTGGTTGACAACCTGACACGGCAAATGGATATGTTCCAATCGAATATCCGGCTGGAGGAGAAAGTAATTTCTGTTCAGAAACGGGACGAACGCCATTTTGTAGTTACAACTGATGTAGCAGAATACCACAGTAAGGCTATTATCATCACAGCTGGTGTAGGCGCTTTTGAACCTCGCCGTTTAGAACTGCCAGACGCAGGACGGTTTGAAAAAGCCAACCTCCATTATTTTGTAAATGATTTAAATGCCTTTAAAGATAAAAAAGTTCTGATTAGCGGTGGCGGAGATTCCGCAGTAGACTGGGCGCTAATGCTGGAGCCGATCGCGGAGCAGGTAACCCTGATTCACCGCCGGGATAAATTCCGTGCGCATGAACACAGCGTAGAGAATCTGATGGCTTCCAAAGTTAACGTAATTACACCTACTGAAATTACAGAACTGCATGGTGACGAGTTCATAACTAAGGTTACCTTATCCCATATCAAAACCAAGGAAACACAAGAGATCGAAGTCGACAGTGTAATCGTCAATTTCGGATTTGTTTCCTCGCTAGGACCTATTGCAGAATGGGGTATCGATATTGAAGGAAACTCCATTGTCGTTGACTCACGTATGGAAACAAGTATTCCAGGTATCTTTGCGGCCGGTGATATCACCACATATCCGGGTAAGCTAAAGCTAATTGCTGTAGGATTCGGTGAAGCTCCAACGGCTGTGAATAACGCAAAAGTCTATATCGATCCGGAAGCTAAGCTTTCACCAGGTCACAGCAGTAATATGAAACTCTAA
- a CDS encoding sporulation histidine kinase inhibitor Sda produces the protein MVELSDEMLLDSYHRAIELQLEHDFIALLLVEIRKRNLHSPVHAVLH, from the coding sequence ATGGTTGAATTGTCCGATGAGATGCTTCTAGACTCTTACCATAGAGCGATAGAATTGCAACTAGAGCATGATTTCATCGCTCTTCTACTCGTTGAGATTCGCAAACGAAACTTACACTCTCCAGTTCATGCGGTTCTTCATTAA
- a CDS encoding YheC/YheD family protein has protein sequence MSGRQLASKWLKTEALLSDARVSHYIPMTRVYSADSLLAMLRKYGNVVIKPIVGGGGYGVIKVFRDSRGYGFTYMDRTRIYKDFRSMRRALHFVKVRRRYLIQQGISLARIGGRPIDYRVKVVKNGAVWEFRSMVGRLARPGLFVTNLCKGGTMLSCREGLRRSLPRMKASAKKAEMRRLTLVCIELMERHFPGIGELGFDYAVDYSGKIWILEVNTRPQ, from the coding sequence ATGTCGGGAAGACAGTTGGCTAGCAAATGGTTAAAGACAGAAGCATTGCTCAGTGACGCGAGGGTTTCTCATTATATACCAATGACGAGGGTGTATTCGGCTGACTCACTGTTAGCCATGCTCCGGAAATATGGAAATGTTGTTATTAAACCTATAGTTGGTGGCGGAGGTTACGGTGTAATCAAAGTATTTCGGGATAGCCGAGGTTATGGATTTACTTATATGGACAGAACTCGAATTTACAAGGATTTCAGATCCATGAGACGGGCGCTCCATTTCGTCAAGGTCAGACGCAGATATTTGATTCAACAGGGGATTTCTCTCGCCAGGATTGGCGGGCGTCCTATTGATTATCGGGTAAAGGTAGTGAAAAATGGTGCTGTATGGGAGTTTCGCTCCATGGTAGGAAGATTAGCTCGACCGGGCCTGTTCGTAACCAATTTATGTAAAGGTGGTACGATGCTTTCTTGTCGTGAAGGACTTCGCAGATCGTTGCCCCGGATGAAAGCATCGGCGAAGAAAGCGGAGATGCGTAGACTAACACTTGTATGTATTGAACTAATGGAGCGGCACTTCCCGGGAATAGGTGAACTGGGCTTTGATTATGCTGTGGATTATTCAGGTAAAATATGGATTTTGGAGGTTAATACAAGACCTCAGTAA